Proteins encoded in a region of the Marinobacter arenosus genome:
- a CDS encoding DUF599 domain-containing protein, giving the protein MGNFLELIALLWFLLCWLGYSEYSKRRASDRPCLSNTLDLYREDWMRVMLRRENRIADASVVGNLERNGAFFASSCLLILAGIITALGYTQEVMEVFSTLPFGTLPSREIWELRMVVLLVVFIYAFFKFTWSMRMYNFVSVMVGSAPPPDDTKTSPAGREAFARSAGNVCNLAGDAFNLGLRSYYYALAVVGWFIHPVVFMASSTLVVIVLYRREFCSNALTALRSGKVFEEPVPGKSDKSEKSNS; this is encoded by the coding sequence ATGGGCAATTTCCTCGAACTGATCGCACTACTCTGGTTTCTGCTCTGTTGGCTGGGCTACAGCGAGTACTCCAAACGCCGGGCCAGCGATCGGCCTTGCCTGTCCAATACCCTGGATCTCTACCGCGAAGACTGGATGCGGGTGATGCTTCGCCGTGAGAACCGGATTGCCGACGCTTCGGTTGTTGGAAATCTGGAGCGAAATGGCGCGTTCTTCGCGTCCAGTTGTCTGCTGATTCTGGCCGGTATCATTACCGCCCTCGGGTACACCCAGGAAGTCATGGAGGTGTTCAGTACCCTGCCGTTTGGTACCTTGCCGAGCCGTGAGATCTGGGAACTGCGGATGGTGGTGTTGCTGGTGGTCTTTATCTATGCCTTTTTCAAGTTCACCTGGTCGATGCGGATGTACAATTTTGTGTCGGTGATGGTTGGCAGTGCCCCGCCGCCGGATGACACTAAAACCAGTCCGGCCGGTCGAGAGGCCTTTGCCCGAAGTGCCGGGAACGTCTGTAACCTGGCCGGCGATGCGTTTAACCTTGGCTTGCGGTCTTACTATTACGCGTTGGCCGTGGTTGGCTGGTTTATCCATCCAGTCGTTTTTATGGCCTCCTCGACGCTGGTCGTGATAGTGCTGTATCGACGGGAATTCTGCTCCAATGCCCTCACTGCACTGCGTTCCGGTAAGGTTTTTGAGGAACCGGTGCCAGGCAAGTCGGATAAAAGTGAGAAATCCAATTCTTGA
- a CDS encoding PaaI family thioesterase: MNDAIRLDRVTRFIDTLKQARELGLSVTEAREGNLTLCLPYSDRIIGNPDTGVIHGGAITTLMDTTSGSVILCALDEFELCPTLDLRVDYMRPAEPHKPVYARAETYKVTRNIIFTRCEAYQEGGETIANCVGTFMRIGKEATPKHYRDLITGGGQ, from the coding sequence ATGAATGACGCCATTCGCCTGGACCGGGTGACCCGGTTCATCGACACCCTCAAACAGGCACGGGAATTGGGCCTGTCAGTCACCGAGGCCAGGGAAGGGAACCTGACCCTGTGCCTGCCCTACAGCGACCGGATCATCGGGAATCCTGATACCGGCGTTATCCACGGCGGTGCGATCACCACGCTGATGGATACCACGTCCGGTTCGGTGATTCTGTGTGCGCTGGATGAATTCGAGTTGTGCCCGACACTGGACCTGCGGGTGGATTACATGCGCCCGGCGGAGCCTCACAAGCCGGTCTATGCCCGCGCAGAAACCTACAAGGTTACCCGCAATATCATTTTTACCCGCTGCGAGGCGTACCAGGAGGGTGGGGAAACCATTGCCAACTGTGTCGGTACCTTTATGCGAATTGGCAAAGAGGCCACACCCAAGCACTACCGTGATCTGATCACCGGAGGTGGCCAATGA
- a CDS encoding PaaI family thioesterase has protein sequence MTDPDIYRYTRETGDFSRLLQSIPYATFIGLECDQFGDDLIFRLPKKEENLGNPILPAIHGGVIGGFMELSAAIYLMMSQDSMRMPRIVDFSLDYLRAGLNRETYAECRLTRQGNRVANVMVTAWQKSRSQPIATARAHFLLED, from the coding sequence ATGACCGATCCGGACATTTATCGCTACACCCGCGAAACCGGCGATTTTTCCCGTTTGCTGCAAAGCATTCCTTACGCCACCTTTATCGGGCTGGAATGCGACCAGTTCGGCGACGATCTGATCTTCCGCCTCCCGAAGAAAGAGGAAAACCTCGGCAACCCGATTCTGCCCGCCATACACGGTGGTGTGATTGGCGGGTTTATGGAACTGTCGGCGGCGATCTACCTCATGATGTCCCAGGACAGCATGCGCATGCCCCGGATTGTGGATTTTTCCCTGGATTATCTTCGGGCGGGTCTGAACCGGGAAACCTATGCCGAGTGCCGTCTGACCCGCCAGGGCAACCGCGTAGCCAATGTGATGGTCACCGCGTGGCAAAAATCCCGTTCCCAGCCCATCGCGACAGCCCGCGCCCACTTTCTCCTCGAAGACTGA
- the htpG gene encoding molecular chaperone HtpG yields MTVESQKETLGFQTEVKQLLHLMIHSLYSNKEIFLRELISNASDAEDKLRFAALKDDSLYEGDPELKIRLDYDKEANTITLTDNGIGMTRDDVVQNLGTIARSGTAEFLKQLSGDEKKDSKLIGQFGVGFYSSFIVADKVDVFTRRAGTPAEEGVHWESKGDGEFSIEQVNRENRGTEIVIHLKKDATEFADGFRLRNLVKKYSDHISFPVVMKSESEDEAEKGKDETVNDATALWTLPRTEIKDEEYKEFYKHIAHDFEDPLTWSHNKVEGKLDYTSLLYIPARAPFDLYNREAPRGLKLYVQRVFIMDDAEQFLPLYLRFAKGVIDSNDLSLNVSREILQNDSTVESIRSALTKRVLDMLSKLAKKDPEQYQKFWGEFGTVLKEGPAEDFSNREKIAGLLRFASTHTGESTQNVSLDEYIERMKEGQKKIYYITADNFMAAKSSPHLEVFRKKGIEVLILSDRIDEWMMGYLNEYDGKQFQDVARGDLDLGEVETEEDKKHKEEAAEEHKDLLARIKTALDDRVQDVRVTNRLTDSPACLVVGDFDMGAQMKKIMEAAGQKVPDSKPIFEINVDHPLVQRLENEKGEERFTELSAVLLDQATLASGEQLQDPGAYVTRLNRLLLELAN; encoded by the coding sequence ATGACGGTTGAGTCGCAAAAAGAGACCCTGGGTTTTCAGACCGAAGTGAAGCAGCTGCTTCACCTGATGATCCACTCCCTCTATTCCAACAAGGAGATCTTCCTTCGTGAGCTGATTTCGAACGCCTCAGACGCCGAGGACAAACTGCGTTTTGCCGCCCTGAAAGACGACAGCCTCTACGAAGGCGATCCGGAGCTGAAAATCCGCCTGGATTACGACAAAGAGGCGAACACCATCACCCTGACCGACAACGGCATCGGCATGACCCGTGACGATGTGGTCCAGAATCTCGGCACCATTGCCCGTTCAGGTACCGCGGAATTCCTCAAGCAGCTCTCCGGTGACGAGAAGAAGGACAGCAAGCTGATCGGTCAGTTTGGCGTTGGCTTCTACTCCTCCTTCATTGTGGCTGACAAGGTTGATGTGTTTACCCGCCGCGCAGGTACTCCGGCGGAAGAGGGCGTGCACTGGGAATCCAAGGGGGACGGCGAGTTCTCCATTGAACAGGTTAACCGGGAAAACCGCGGAACCGAGATTGTCATCCATCTCAAGAAGGACGCGACCGAGTTCGCCGATGGCTTCCGCCTGCGTAACCTGGTGAAGAAATACTCCGACCACATTTCTTTCCCGGTGGTCATGAAATCCGAATCCGAAGACGAGGCAGAGAAGGGCAAGGACGAAACCGTCAACGACGCCACCGCGCTCTGGACACTGCCGCGTACCGAGATCAAGGACGAAGAGTACAAGGAATTCTACAAGCACATTGCCCACGACTTTGAGGATCCGCTGACCTGGTCCCACAACAAGGTGGAAGGCAAGCTTGATTACACCAGTCTGCTCTATATTCCGGCCCGGGCTCCGTTCGATCTGTACAACCGGGAGGCGCCGCGGGGCCTGAAGCTGTATGTGCAGCGCGTGTTTATCATGGATGATGCCGAGCAGTTCCTGCCGCTGTACCTGCGATTTGCCAAGGGCGTGATCGACTCCAACGATCTGTCCCTGAACGTCTCCCGTGAAATCCTGCAGAACGACAGCACTGTCGAAAGCATTCGATCCGCGCTGACCAAGCGGGTGTTGGACATGCTTTCGAAGCTCGCCAAGAAGGATCCGGAGCAGTACCAGAAGTTCTGGGGCGAGTTCGGCACCGTGCTGAAAGAAGGCCCGGCTGAAGACTTCAGCAATCGCGAAAAGATTGCCGGCCTGCTGCGCTTCGCGTCGACCCATACCGGCGAAAGCACCCAGAACGTGTCTCTGGATGAGTACATCGAGCGGATGAAAGAAGGTCAGAAGAAGATCTACTACATCACCGCCGATAACTTCATGGCCGCAAAGAGCAGTCCGCACCTGGAAGTGTTCCGCAAGAAAGGCATTGAGGTCCTGATTCTCTCGGATCGCATCGACGAATGGATGATGGGCTACCTGAACGAATATGACGGCAAGCAGTTCCAGGATGTTGCCCGCGGTGATCTGGATCTCGGTGAAGTGGAGACCGAAGAGGACAAGAAGCACAAGGAAGAGGCTGCCGAAGAACACAAGGACCTGCTGGCGCGGATCAAGACAGCCCTGGACGACCGGGTTCAGGACGTTCGGGTCACCAACCGTCTGACGGATTCGCCAGCCTGCCTGGTTGTCGGGGACTTCGACATGGGCGCCCAAATGAAGAAAATCATGGAAGCGGCCGGTCAGAAGGTACCTGACAGCAAACCGATCTTTGAGATCAACGTGGACCATCCGCTGGTTCAACGGCTGGAAAATGAAAAGGGCGAAGAGCGCTTCACAGAGCTCTCGGCGGTATTGCTTGACCAGGCCACTCTGGCCAGTGGCGAGCAATTGCAGGATCCGGGTGCCTATGTGACCCGCCTGAACCGCCTGTTGCTGGAACTGGCCAACTGA